A single genomic interval of Spirosoma taeanense harbors:
- a CDS encoding TIGR01459 family HAD-type hydrolase: MQLADFKEVAANYKVIFFDAFGVLKNYEGLLPGIEHTFAWMRDNDKSFYVLTNDASRGPRELAESYYRQGFYGIPPDRIISSGMLAREYLDLKVHHGTVAYLGTENSAHYLETTGLKTLPISQVDLTDVADINALVMLDDEGFDWNTDLNKTVNLLRKRNIPVIVANTDETYPVSKNRIAIAIGAVAEMIETIVGKQFIRFGKPDAQLFMFAYERLENAAHVSKKDILMVGDTLFTDIIGGNKFGLDTALVLSGNTQPQDAEILIRSTGIIPTYICESVLIPE, encoded by the coding sequence ATGCAACTCGCCGATTTCAAAGAGGTAGCCGCCAACTATAAAGTCATTTTCTTCGATGCCTTCGGCGTTCTCAAAAATTACGAAGGTCTGCTGCCGGGTATCGAACATACCTTCGCCTGGATGCGCGACAATGATAAATCGTTTTACGTCCTGACGAACGATGCGTCGCGCGGACCGCGGGAACTGGCCGAATCCTATTACCGGCAGGGTTTCTACGGCATTCCCCCCGACCGGATTATTTCATCGGGTATGCTGGCGCGGGAATACCTCGACCTGAAAGTACACCACGGCACCGTGGCGTACCTGGGCACCGAAAATTCGGCTCATTACCTCGAAACAACCGGGCTTAAAACCCTGCCTATCAGTCAGGTTGACTTAACCGACGTAGCCGACATCAACGCGCTGGTGATGCTGGACGACGAAGGGTTCGACTGGAATACCGACCTCAACAAAACCGTTAATCTGCTGCGGAAACGTAACATTCCGGTTATCGTAGCCAATACTGACGAAACCTACCCCGTCTCCAAGAACCGCATTGCCATTGCCATCGGCGCCGTGGCCGAAATGATCGAAACGATAGTCGGGAAGCAGTTTATCCGGTTTGGCAAACCCGACGCCCAGTTGTTCATGTTTGCCTATGAACGACTCGAAAACGCAGCCCATGTCAGCAAAAAAGACATTCTGATGGTGGGCGATACGCTCTTTACAGATATCATCGGCGGGAACAAATTTGGGCTGGATACCGCGCTAGTGCTCAGCGGCAACACCCAGCCGCAGGACGCCGAGATTCTGATTCGAAGCACCGGGATTATTCCGACCTATATCTGCGAATCGGTCCTGATTCCCGAATAA